The following are encoded together in the Cyanobacterium aponinum PCC 10605 genome:
- a CDS encoding ribonuclease H-like domain-containing protein: MSLNQFQVCEGDLSPEIFRQYSESDCLAMDTETMGLIPQRDRLCLVQVCDRNGLVTAIRIAKGQTEAPLLQKLLENPDITKIFHYARFDVAQFKHTFGVETNSIFCTKIASKIARTYTQSHGLKSLVQELEGVELDKKAQSSDWGNVNSLTSEQLSYAANDVRYLIPVKDKLITMLQREDRWSLTRRCFEAISLFVDLDLMYYNNVFEHQS, translated from the coding sequence ATGTCTTTAAATCAATTTCAGGTGTGTGAAGGGGATTTATCTCCCGAAATCTTCCGTCAATATTCAGAATCTGACTGTTTGGCAATGGATACAGAAACCATGGGCTTAATCCCTCAGCGCGATCGCCTCTGTTTAGTACAAGTGTGCGATCGCAATGGTTTAGTTACAGCCATTCGCATTGCCAAAGGACAAACAGAAGCCCCTTTATTACAAAAACTCTTAGAAAATCCTGACATCACGAAAATTTTCCACTATGCCCGTTTCGATGTTGCTCAATTTAAGCACACTTTTGGAGTAGAAACGAATTCTATTTTCTGCACTAAAATCGCCAGTAAAATTGCCCGTACTTATACTCAAAGTCACGGTTTAAAAAGTTTAGTACAAGAATTAGAAGGAGTTGAGTTAGACAAAAAAGCCCAAAGTTCTGATTGGGGTAATGTCAACAGCCTTACATCCGAACAATTGAGCTATGCCGCCAATGACGTGCGTTATCTTATCCCCGTGAAAGATAAATTAATTACAATGTTACAACGGGAAGACCGTTGGTCATTAACTCGAAGATGCTTTGAGGCTATTTCCCTTTTTGTTGACTTGGATTTAATGTATTACAATAATGTTTTTGAACATCAATCCTGA
- a CDS encoding DUF6679 family protein yields MLDRKIYQIYKEGCDVSIFLRDQQRWIEDARIIGIEGDIVTIRYEMDEDYENSSWEEFVRLDSIGAVSRKLASVPRGYTDLLVSDECPEAEQIYPRHQDQDL; encoded by the coding sequence ATGTTAGACCGCAAGATCTATCAAATTTACAAAGAAGGTTGTGATGTCTCTATTTTCTTGCGGGATCAACAACGTTGGATTGAAGATGCACGTATCATCGGCATAGAAGGTGACATCGTGACCATCCGTTATGAAATGGACGAAGATTACGAAAATAGCTCGTGGGAAGAATTTGTCCGTTTAGATAGTATTGGTGCAGTCAGTCGTAAACTAGCATCTGTTCCCCGGGGCTATACGGATTTATTAGTTTCTGATGAGTGTCCTGAAGCGGAACAAATTTACCCTCGTCATCAGGATCAAGACCTCTAA
- the dnaG gene encoding DNA primase → MEIGNFRLHPDTIAEVKERVDLVEIVSDYVVIQKKGRQYTGLCPFHDEKTPSFTVNPTKQLYYCFGCGAGGGAIKFLMEIGKQSFKDVILNLAQRYQIPVKTLGAEEQKEIQKQISLQEQLYEILAVANYFYQHSLQQEEGKFALDYLLNQRGLSKENIEEYKLGYAPSGWNTLYNYLVEIKNYPLLLVEQAGLIRKKSKGDGYIDYFRDRLTIPIQDNQGRIIAFGARSLDGSEPKYLNSPETDLFSKSKTLFGINYAQSEIIKQDKVIVVEGYFDAIALQLAGIKNVVAVLGTALTEKHIKQLSRYTQSKEIIVNFDADKAGVKATERAIKEVESLVYAGQIKLKILTIPEGKDADEFLKSDENSINKYQELISKAPLWLDWQIEQLIEGYNLTKSDDYEIVFSALSRLLNKISNQATRDHYLSSCAEILSSKRSNLIGLNSEDFKRIYQSLKQSLKQFNNGFNRKKYYKSLGKSFQNQQTSEAEFLLLLVYIHCPSYREQILDLLEEKDLVFSLAHHRFLWQKIHKVPVSQVMEKNTNYLLLTLQETIIDNSEFNQLLIPLFHIQENKQPILSDPSHYIQAAIASLETINLEKYKQYCQQKYSEFSQENNYEKMDFYQQEIINAINELERLKSLRKD, encoded by the coding sequence ATGGAAATAGGAAATTTTCGCTTACATCCAGATACCATCGCAGAGGTTAAAGAAAGAGTTGATTTAGTGGAAATTGTCTCGGATTATGTAGTGATTCAGAAAAAAGGCAGACAATATACAGGATTATGCCCTTTTCATGATGAGAAAACCCCCAGCTTTACCGTTAATCCCACCAAGCAATTATATTACTGTTTTGGTTGCGGGGCAGGAGGAGGGGCGATTAAATTCTTAATGGAAATTGGGAAACAGTCTTTTAAGGATGTTATTTTAAATTTGGCTCAAAGGTATCAAATACCCGTTAAAACGTTGGGGGCTGAGGAGCAAAAAGAGATTCAAAAACAGATTTCTTTACAAGAGCAATTATATGAAATTTTAGCGGTAGCAAATTATTTTTATCAACATAGTTTACAGCAAGAGGAAGGAAAATTTGCCTTAGACTATTTGCTTAATCAAAGGGGTTTAAGCAAAGAAAATATTGAGGAATATAAACTAGGATATGCCCCCAGTGGCTGGAATACTTTATACAATTATTTAGTAGAAATTAAAAACTATCCTTTATTATTAGTAGAACAGGCAGGATTAATTAGAAAAAAATCCAAAGGAGATGGTTATATTGACTATTTTCGAGATCGTCTTACTATTCCCATTCAAGATAATCAAGGTAGAATCATCGCTTTCGGGGCGAGAAGTTTAGATGGAAGTGAGCCGAAATATTTAAACTCTCCTGAAACAGATTTATTTTCTAAAAGTAAAACTTTATTTGGCATTAATTACGCCCAATCAGAAATTATTAAACAAGATAAAGTAATCGTCGTTGAAGGTTATTTTGATGCCATTGCTTTACAACTAGCAGGAATTAAAAATGTGGTGGCGGTATTGGGGACTGCGTTAACAGAAAAACATATTAAACAATTATCTCGCTATACTCAATCCAAGGAAATCATTGTTAATTTTGATGCAGATAAAGCAGGAGTTAAAGCGACGGAAAGGGCAATAAAAGAAGTAGAAAGTTTAGTTTATGCAGGACAAATTAAGTTAAAAATTCTAACGATTCCTGAAGGTAAAGATGCAGATGAGTTTTTAAAATCTGATGAAAATAGTATTAATAAATATCAGGAATTAATTAGCAAAGCTCCTTTATGGTTAGATTGGCAAATTGAGCAATTAATTGAGGGTTATAATTTAACTAAAAGTGATGATTATGAAATTGTTTTTAGTGCTTTATCTCGACTATTAAATAAAATTAGTAATCAGGCGACTAGGGATCATTATTTATCTTCTTGTGCAGAAATTTTAAGTAGTAAGAGAAGTAATTTAATTGGTCTAAATAGTGAGGATTTTAAAAGAATATATCAGAGTCTTAAGCAATCTTTAAAGCAGTTTAATAATGGATTTAATCGCAAAAAATATTATAAGTCTTTAGGAAAATCTTTTCAAAATCAGCAAACATCTGAGGCTGAATTTTTGTTACTGTTAGTTTATATTCACTGTCCTAGTTATCGAGAGCAAATTCTTGATTTATTAGAGGAAAAAGATTTGGTTTTTAGCTTGGCTCATCATCGTTTTTTATGGCAAAAAATTCACAAAGTGCCTGTTAGTCAAGTTATGGAAAAAAATACTAATTATTTATTACTAACTCTCCAAGAGACTATTATTGACAATAGCGAATTTAATCAATTATTAATTCCTTTATTTCATATTCAAGAAAATAAACAACCTATTTTATCTGATCCTTCTCATTATATCCAAGCAGCGATCGCATCTTTAGAAACTATTAATTTAGAAAAATATAAACAATATTGCCAACAAAAATATAGTGAATTTAGCCAAGAAAATAATTATGAAAAAATGGACTTTTATCAACAAGAAATAATCAACGCAATTAATGAATTAGAAAGATTAAAGTCTTTAAGAAAAGATTAA
- a CDS encoding nucleotidyltransferase family protein, giving the protein MSLTSLLKEKRAEIIAIAAKHGAFNVRVFGSVATGKEKENSDIDFLIDYDPHKVTSWFPGGLLMDLQDLLGCKVDIVTEDGISHLIRERILKEAKPLAKIQFL; this is encoded by the coding sequence ATGTCCTTGACATCTTTATTAAAAGAGAAACGAGCAGAAATAATAGCAATCGCCGCAAAGCATGGGGCTTTTAATGTGCGTGTTTTCGGCTCAGTGGCAACGGGTAAAGAGAAAGAAAATAGTGACATAGATTTTTTGATTGACTATGACCCACACAAGGTTACATCTTGGTTTCCGGGAGGATTATTAATGGATTTACAAGATTTATTGGGGTGTAAAGTAGATATTGTTACCGAAGATGGAATTAGTCATTTAATTAGGGAGCGTATTTTAAAAGAAGCAAAACCGTTGGCAAAAATACAATTTTTATAA
- the ispE gene encoding 4-(cytidine 5'-diphospho)-2-C-methyl-D-erythritol kinase has translation MQSYSLFAPAKINLHLEIIGDRTDGYHELVMIMQSVNLGDIIHLRANGTDEIRLFCQNPQVPLDDTNLAYKAVRLVQEKYPTLSRNYGGIDITIEKNIPVAAGLAGGSSNAAAVLVGLNLMWNLGLTQPELKDLGALLGSDVPFCISGGTAIATGRGEQIEPLPDLKNLWVILAKYSNISVSTGWAYNTYRELFNHEYISNPQEVKQRTHEIHSGNLVKAISKNDYKQIGALLYNDLEKVVLPEYSAVNELIEAFKSKNVLGAMMSGSGPTVFALCDKKEEAETIMEEVKESINDPNLDCWLTQVCPHGIMVNQ, from the coding sequence ATGCAATCCTATTCTCTTTTTGCCCCTGCTAAAATTAATCTCCATTTGGAAATTATAGGCGATCGCACTGACGGTTATCATGAATTAGTGATGATCATGCAAAGCGTTAATTTAGGAGATATAATTCACTTAAGAGCCAATGGCACCGACGAAATTCGCCTCTTTTGTCAAAATCCTCAAGTGCCTTTAGATGATACTAATTTAGCTTATAAAGCAGTGCGTTTAGTACAAGAAAAATACCCTACCCTCAGTCGTAACTATGGCGGAATAGACATCACCATCGAGAAAAATATCCCCGTTGCGGCAGGATTAGCAGGAGGCTCAAGTAATGCTGCGGCTGTCTTAGTCGGGCTTAACCTTATGTGGAATTTAGGCTTAACTCAACCAGAATTAAAAGATTTAGGGGCTTTATTAGGTTCTGATGTACCCTTTTGTATTTCAGGAGGAACTGCGATCGCTACTGGTAGAGGAGAACAAATTGAGCCATTACCCGATTTAAAAAATTTGTGGGTAATCCTCGCAAAATATAGTAATATCAGCGTTTCCACAGGATGGGCATACAATACTTATCGAGAACTATTTAACCATGAATACATCTCCAATCCCCAAGAAGTAAAACAACGCACCCACGAAATCCATAGCGGTAACTTAGTCAAAGCTATCAGTAAAAATGATTACAAGCAAATTGGAGCTTTACTGTACAATGACCTTGAAAAAGTCGTTTTACCGGAATATAGTGCCGTAAATGAACTTATAGAGGCATTTAAAAGCAAAAACGTATTAGGAGCGATGATGTCTGGTTCAGGACCCACAGTATTTGCATTGTGCGACAAAAAAGAGGAAGCCGAAACAATCATGGAAGAAGTAAAAGAAAGTATAAATGATCCCAACCTAGATTGTTGGTTAACCCAAGTTTGTCCCCATGGTATCATGGTTAATCAATAG
- a CDS encoding helicase HerA domain-containing protein translates to MTNNQPQALGSVIQGSLSEGLEVRLHPDVSVEDMRVGKFLVVQGTRSRFFCLLTDVSLGTSNPRIFTHPPDHNDSFWMDILAGSDTYGTIEIAPMLMLTLTDTEKELVNYDNIPQLEGIETNLQLLPVKTIPSHFSQVYESTERDFRCVFGWENDPYKCNFSIGQPLDMDVPVCMDLSRFVERSNGIFGKSGTGKSFLTRLLISGVIRKEAAVNLMFDMHSEYGWEAVSEAKQAVTVKGLKQLFPNRVEIYTLDAESTRRRGVTNAHELYLSYSQIEIEDLRLIARELGLSEASLDNANILASEFGKDWIYQLINMTNEDISIFCNEKQGHQGSIMALQRKLKRLEDLKYMKSACPHNYIKEILSLLDGGKNVVIEFGSQGSMLSYMLVTNMITRRIHTEYVKKAEKFLQSKNVLDRPRQLVITIEEAHRFLDSKIVHQTIFGTIAREMRKYFVTLLIVDQRPSGIDNEVMSQVGTRITCLLNDEKDIDAIFTGVSGASGLRSVLAKLDSKQQALVLGHAVPMPVVVRTRPYDGTFYEEIGDNDWQNKSDEEVFKEAKSALSDLGF, encoded by the coding sequence ATGACCAATAATCAACCACAAGCATTAGGATCAGTCATTCAAGGTTCATTAAGTGAAGGATTAGAAGTGAGACTCCATCCCGATGTTTCTGTGGAAGATATGCGTGTAGGTAAGTTTTTAGTAGTACAAGGGACTCGATCGCGCTTTTTTTGTTTATTAACCGATGTCTCTTTAGGCACATCTAACCCCCGAATCTTTACCCATCCGCCTGATCATAATGATAGCTTTTGGATGGATATTTTAGCAGGTAGCGACACCTACGGCACGATTGAAATTGCCCCCATGTTAATGTTAACCCTCACTGACACAGAAAAAGAGTTAGTTAACTATGACAATATTCCTCAATTAGAAGGCATAGAAACCAATCTGCAACTATTACCCGTCAAAACCATCCCTAGTCACTTCAGTCAAGTATATGAATCCACGGAAAGAGACTTCCGTTGCGTCTTTGGGTGGGAAAATGACCCCTACAAATGTAACTTTTCCATCGGACAACCTTTAGATATGGATGTACCTGTCTGTATGGATTTATCTCGTTTTGTGGAAAGAAGTAACGGTATTTTCGGAAAATCTGGCACAGGTAAATCATTTCTCACTCGTTTATTGATTTCTGGGGTTATTCGTAAAGAAGCCGCCGTTAACTTGATGTTTGATATGCACTCAGAATATGGTTGGGAAGCCGTCAGCGAAGCGAAACAAGCCGTTACCGTCAAAGGTTTAAAACAACTTTTCCCTAACCGTGTAGAAATCTATACCCTCGATGCAGAATCAACCCGTCGGCGCGGTGTCACCAATGCCCATGAATTGTATTTAAGTTATAGTCAAATTGAGATTGAAGATTTACGACTTATTGCCAGAGAGTTAGGTTTGTCAGAAGCTAGTCTCGACAACGCTAACATTTTAGCATCAGAATTTGGCAAAGATTGGATTTATCAGCTAATAAACATGACAAATGAAGATATTTCCATCTTTTGCAACGAAAAACAAGGGCATCAAGGCTCAATCATGGCATTACAACGAAAATTAAAACGTCTTGAAGATTTAAAATATATGAAGTCGGCTTGTCCCCATAACTATATCAAAGAAATTCTCTCTTTATTGGATGGCGGTAAAAATGTAGTGATAGAGTTTGGCTCTCAAGGAAGTATGCTTTCTTATATGCTAGTTACCAATATGATTACCCGTCGTATCCATACCGAATATGTGAAAAAAGCCGAAAAATTCCTCCAGTCAAAAAATGTTCTCGATCGCCCTCGTCAATTAGTGATTACCATAGAAGAAGCTCACCGTTTTCTCGATTCCAAAATAGTTCATCAAACCATCTTCGGTACGATCGCCCGTGAAATGCGTAAGTATTTTGTCACCTTACTAATTGTGGATCAACGCCCATCAGGGATTGACAACGAAGTAATGTCACAGGTAGGCACAAGAATAACTTGCTTACTTAACGATGAGAAAGATATTGATGCTATTTTTACAGGAGTATCTGGTGCGAGTGGTTTAAGATCAGTATTAGCCAAATTAGATTCAAAACAACAAGCCTTAGTATTAGGTCACGCTGTGCCTATGCCTGTAGTTGTGCGTACCCGTCCCTATGATGGTACTTTTTACGAAGAAATAGGGGATAATGATTGGCAAAATAAGAGTGATGAAGAAGTGTTTAAAGAAGCTAAATCCGCCCTTTCAGACTTAGGTTTTTAA
- a CDS encoding RNA-guided endonuclease InsQ/TnpB family protein, with the protein MLTLNYTYRIYPDGKQSAQLGNWLETCRCTYNYALQELKDWIKSRKTPVDRCSLESEYIMPANYPFPSYHQQQNNLPKAKKIFPRLKEVPSQVLQTTIRRLHDGWDFFQKRGYGFPRFKKYGQMKSLLFPQFKTNPITGWQIKLPKLGDVVINLHRPIPEGFVVKQVRVIKKAKGWYAVIVLQSDISIPDQVPHGHCIGVDVGLLSYMSTSDGFVEPRPKFLKELYRRLKVLQHRLSKKQKRSKNYEKLRKQIEALHNHIAFKRKDYQFKLCHKLCDMADSIFLEDCDFRIMAKGMLSKHTLDASFGQFRSILKYVGKRRGVFVDEVDHRGTSQTCPNCRTEVRKELSERWHSCSECNYKCDRDIASAQEICNRGIEKYSTQGLWGKEIGYQVGLSGAMCLDKWRSDGSLRRRKTQGKVHQERIANSQ; encoded by the coding sequence GTGTTAACTCTAAACTACACCTATAGAATATATCCTGATGGCAAACAGTCTGCTCAATTGGGAAATTGGTTAGAGACTTGTCGTTGTACATACAATTATGCTCTGCAAGAGTTGAAAGATTGGATAAAGTCTCGCAAAACTCCTGTGGATAGATGTAGTTTGGAGTCGGAATATATCATGCCTGCAAACTATCCTTTTCCTTCATATCACCAACAGCAGAATAATTTGCCCAAAGCGAAAAAAATATTTCCACGACTAAAAGAAGTACCTTCCCAAGTATTACAAACAACCATTAGACGTTTACACGATGGATGGGATTTCTTTCAAAAGCGTGGCTACGGTTTTCCACGGTTCAAGAAATACGGGCAAATGAAATCTTTGCTGTTTCCACAGTTCAAAACAAATCCCATCACGGGGTGGCAAATAAAGCTACCAAAATTAGGGGATGTTGTCATAAACTTACATCGTCCTATTCCCGAAGGATTTGTCGTAAAACAGGTACGAGTGATCAAAAAGGCAAAAGGATGGTATGCAGTAATCGTCTTACAATCAGATATATCGATACCCGATCAAGTGCCTCATGGTCATTGTATAGGTGTCGATGTAGGATTATTGAGTTACATGTCAACTTCTGATGGTTTTGTCGAACCTCGTCCAAAATTCTTGAAAGAGCTATACAGACGGCTGAAAGTGCTTCAACATAGGCTTTCAAAGAAACAGAAAAGGTCGAAGAATTACGAAAAACTAAGGAAGCAAATAGAAGCTCTCCATAACCATATTGCATTCAAACGGAAAGATTATCAATTCAAGCTATGTCACAAGTTATGCGATATGGCAGATTCTATCTTCTTAGAAGACTGTGATTTCCGCATTATGGCAAAGGGTATGTTAAGCAAACATACCTTAGACGCTAGTTTTGGGCAATTTCGTTCGATACTAAAGTATGTAGGCAAAAGACGAGGGGTTTTTGTTGATGAAGTAGATCATCGTGGTACATCTCAAACTTGTCCTAATTGTCGTACAGAAGTAAGGAAAGAATTGTCTGAGCGTTGGCATTCTTGCTCTGAATGCAATTATAAATGTGATAGAGATATAGCCTCAGCACAGGAAATTTGCAATAGAGGTATAGAAAAATATAGTACCCAAGGACTTTGGGGGAAAGAAATTGGCTATCAAGTCGGGCTGTCGGGGGCTATGTGCCTAGATAAGTGGCGTAGCGATGGAAGCCTGCGTCGGCGCAAGACGCAAGGGAAAGTCCACCAAGAGAGGATAGCAAATTCTCAGTAG
- a CDS encoding sensor histidine kinase encodes MNFFILKMDGIFEPDIAETAEILKFDRILVLKFKYNHVSLKNITEILGSTKVEILYQYNSSGHNGKEKSELIYDLLDSPLTTYAWKKAPEIIKISSKKQLEKLGILEDIEKVFFLDLTKSLVIVPLFKKRISNNINKPLILGLYIIQNNKEKRWSNAEIELAKWMAKKITNSIVNEQAFLKVQSLVNERTSQLQVSLEVQAKLGQKLRNYVDELRRVNKIKDEFIASLSDALKTPLANMKMGIKMLKLLNKNEQSIRYLDILADECEKEINLVNNLLALQTLESNNIDVESQKIYLQPLLGELYNFFSQELHYKQINLVIDSSLDYLYTDLNSLNLILRELINNACKFSHEDTDIILRIYEQNSDNIIEVTNCGFPISIAEESLIFQPFYQGSRVENVTNSGTGLGLALVQSLVQNLNGIITVESNPSSQTDRFLNTFVITFPNFGKVGKE; translated from the coding sequence GTGAATTTTTTTATTCTCAAAATGGATGGTATTTTTGAACCCGATATTGCAGAAACAGCAGAAATACTGAAATTCGATCGCATTTTAGTTCTGAAGTTTAAATATAATCACGTATCTCTAAAAAATATAACAGAAATTCTGGGTTCAACCAAAGTAGAGATTTTATATCAATATAATTCCTCTGGGCATAATGGTAAAGAAAAAAGTGAGTTAATCTATGATTTATTAGATTCCCCTCTAACTACTTACGCTTGGAAAAAAGCACCTGAAATTATCAAAATAAGTAGTAAAAAACAGTTAGAAAAACTAGGGATTTTAGAAGATATTGAAAAAGTTTTTTTCCTAGATTTAACTAAATCTTTAGTGATAGTTCCTTTGTTCAAAAAAAGAATCAGTAATAATATTAATAAGCCCCTAATTTTAGGTTTATATATTATTCAAAATAATAAAGAAAAACGCTGGAGTAATGCTGAAATAGAATTAGCAAAATGGATGGCAAAAAAAATTACTAATTCCATTGTTAATGAACAGGCTTTTTTAAAAGTTCAGTCCCTTGTAAATGAAAGGACTTCTCAGTTACAAGTAAGTTTGGAAGTTCAAGCAAAATTAGGTCAAAAATTACGCAATTACGTGGATGAGCTAAGGAGAGTTAATAAGATAAAAGATGAATTTATTGCTAGTTTAAGTGATGCCTTAAAAACCCCCTTAGCTAACATGAAAATGGGGATAAAAATGCTGAAATTGCTTAATAAAAATGAACAAAGTATCCGTTATTTAGATATATTAGCTGATGAATGTGAAAAGGAAATTAATTTAGTTAATAATTTATTAGCACTACAAACATTAGAAAGCAATAACATTGATGTTGAGTCACAAAAAATTTATCTACAACCATTATTAGGAGAATTGTACAATTTTTTCTCTCAAGAATTGCATTATAAGCAAATTAATTTAGTAATCGATAGCTCTTTAGATTATCTTTATACTGATTTAAATAGTCTGAATTTGATTCTTCGAGAATTAATTAATAATGCCTGTAAATTTTCTCACGAAGATACAGATATTATCTTACGAATTTATGAGCAAAATTCTGATAATATTATCGAGGTGACAAACTGCGGATTTCCCATTTCCATAGCGGAAGAGAGTCTAATTTTTCAGCCTTTTTATCAGGGTAGCCGTGTGGAGAATGTCACCAATAGCGGCACAGGATTAGGAC